One Natrinema halophilum genomic window carries:
- a CDS encoding HEAT repeat domain-containing protein, with amino-acid sequence MSEDEANGDDTAAGEEAGEEEAADLEAIDDRLEALADELEDLQAELEAADTEGDLDDVEADLDSFRDEVEGVEIPEPPETDEEEEEDEEPAPEEKLQERHDDIESDLSDLESDLEDQRGPYGEDVVSEIDSVSNTITNTRWTEEGTAELIEAVDDFLTELNDLLNSSVTLVNEGEDVPEQLDSTLDSAVEAVEAAELDADDDADTIASLLEATDDLESDVDDATEWTDLEVRERLRREGYYDVLDHVKDFPPEWHALKVHEKRGNVDMILLALETFGSDFMEEHCMEALERMGPEEAIEPMLQKANRRDQAAMRVLGTIGVADDEIIETLLDYVDSNPNLQGPAFRALGEIGSEEAVQPIANQLVADEADVRSWAARALGLIGDTRAIDPLADVLEDDESDRVRASAAWALTRIGTKDALEVVADYDDDRAYLVQAEAERVDLEPAA; translated from the coding sequence ATGAGCGAGGACGAGGCGAACGGTGACGACACGGCCGCCGGGGAGGAAGCGGGCGAGGAGGAAGCCGCAGACCTCGAGGCGATCGACGACCGACTCGAGGCACTGGCCGACGAGCTCGAAGACCTCCAGGCGGAACTCGAGGCAGCCGATACCGAAGGCGACCTCGACGACGTCGAGGCCGATCTCGATTCGTTCCGCGACGAGGTAGAGGGCGTCGAGATACCGGAGCCGCCGGAAACCGACGAGGAGGAGGAAGAAGACGAAGAACCCGCTCCTGAGGAGAAACTACAGGAGCGACACGACGACATCGAGAGCGACCTCTCGGATCTCGAATCCGACCTCGAGGATCAGCGTGGCCCCTACGGCGAGGACGTCGTAAGCGAAATCGACAGTGTCAGCAACACGATCACGAACACCCGCTGGACCGAAGAGGGAACGGCGGAGCTTATCGAAGCTGTCGACGACTTTCTCACCGAACTCAACGACCTGCTGAACAGTTCGGTGACGCTGGTCAACGAAGGCGAGGACGTCCCCGAACAGCTGGATTCGACCCTCGATTCCGCGGTCGAGGCCGTCGAGGCCGCGGAACTCGACGCCGACGACGACGCCGACACGATCGCCAGCCTGCTCGAGGCGACTGACGACCTCGAGAGCGACGTCGACGACGCAACCGAATGGACGGACCTCGAAGTCCGCGAGCGACTGCGCCGCGAAGGGTACTACGACGTACTCGATCACGTCAAAGACTTCCCGCCGGAGTGGCACGCGCTCAAGGTCCACGAAAAGCGAGGGAACGTCGACATGATTCTGCTGGCGCTGGAAACGTTCGGCTCGGACTTCATGGAAGAACACTGCATGGAGGCCCTCGAACGGATGGGCCCCGAAGAGGCCATCGAGCCGATGCTCCAGAAGGCCAACCGCCGGGATCAGGCGGCGATGCGAGTCCTCGGTACGATCGGCGTCGCCGACGACGAGATCATCGAGACGCTGCTCGATTACGTCGATTCCAATCCGAATCTACAGGGCCCGGCGTTCCGTGCTCTCGGCGAAATCGGCAGCGAGGAGGCGGTCCAGCCGATCGCCAACCAACTCGTCGCCGACGAAGCCGACGTCCGCAGCTGGGCCGCCCGCGCGCTCGGCTTGATCGGCGACACTCGAGCCATCGACCCGCTCGCTGACGTACTCGAAGACGACGAATCCGACCGCGTTCGAGCCAGCGCCGCTTGGGCACTCACCCGAATCGGAACCAAAGACGCACTCGAGGTCGTCGCCGACTACGACGACGATCGTGCCTATCTCGTTCAGGCCGAAGCCGAACGCGTCGACCTCGAGCCGGCCGCCTGA
- a CDS encoding type II secretion system F family protein, which produces MTPTTAFPLGLVIFLCSLVAAARYSDRVDRVLSRVSIRAFGNHVDTIRDERPDRGEALRAARIPTTLRAYGSTTVLYAAIAAVAGSILGVYAIWGILTLLSIDPETLRATLPAPVEFLAAFGGVQALSILELSVLFGCSALTVGALAGSGTYWLRWWYPSYVADARARRIEAGLPSTVAFIYALSKSGMSLPNTIRIVAEQEDTYGEAATEFSVAVRQMDTFGTDVITALQTMSQRSPSPQFREFVDNLVSVLQSGQGLSEFLERQYQDYREEAESQQEGIIELLATLAEAYVTVLVAGPLFLITILVVIGIASSETFGQLQILVYLLLPVANAGFMVYLSMVTDKLDPSNGVDGEPAAIEPPSATTIPTARAHDDVPGPRPHPNVERVRYYRRLQGLRDRFGHPIRTVIDQPFLTFAVTVPIALAIVAWQLPAALEGGFDASAIDDAIAVGSLGVITVFAVAYELHRRRLKAIETQVPDLLDQLASVNEAGLAVVSSIDRVRDSDLGPLSDELDRVWADVQWGADLQTALHRLETRVGTRSISRVVTLLTESMNASGNLATTLRIAARQAAADRRLERERKQAMVEYMIVVYVSFLVFLFIIAVLAGYLLPNLPSEGADLATGSGTTELGGLSDADTDAYATLFYHATLVQGLLSGLIAGQLSTGDVRAGAKHAAVMIGLSLVLFAIVL; this is translated from the coding sequence ATGACTCCCACGACGGCCTTCCCGCTGGGACTCGTAATCTTTCTCTGTTCGCTCGTCGCCGCCGCGAGATACTCCGATCGCGTCGACCGCGTGCTGAGCCGCGTCTCGATTCGAGCCTTCGGGAATCACGTCGACACGATCCGAGACGAACGGCCGGACAGAGGAGAAGCGTTGCGAGCCGCACGCATCCCGACGACTCTCAGAGCGTACGGATCGACGACGGTACTGTACGCTGCGATCGCTGCAGTCGCCGGTTCGATCCTCGGCGTTTACGCCATCTGGGGGATACTGACCCTGCTTTCCATCGATCCGGAAACGTTGCGTGCAACGTTGCCCGCGCCAGTCGAATTCCTCGCAGCGTTCGGGGGGGTCCAGGCCCTGTCGATCCTCGAACTGTCCGTCCTCTTCGGGTGCTCTGCGCTCACGGTCGGCGCGCTCGCCGGTTCCGGCACGTACTGGCTCAGGTGGTGGTATCCGAGCTACGTCGCCGACGCCCGCGCCCGCCGGATCGAAGCGGGCTTACCCTCGACGGTCGCGTTTATCTACGCGCTTTCGAAAAGCGGGATGTCGCTTCCGAATACGATCAGGATCGTCGCCGAACAGGAAGATACCTACGGAGAGGCTGCCACGGAGTTCTCGGTCGCGGTTCGACAGATGGACACGTTCGGGACCGACGTCATCACCGCCCTTCAAACGATGAGCCAGCGCTCTCCCAGCCCGCAGTTCCGCGAGTTCGTCGACAACCTTGTCAGCGTCTTGCAGAGCGGTCAGGGTCTCTCCGAGTTCCTCGAACGCCAATATCAGGACTACCGCGAAGAAGCCGAATCCCAACAGGAGGGAATCATCGAGTTGCTCGCGACGTTAGCCGAAGCCTACGTGACGGTACTGGTTGCAGGGCCGCTCTTTTTGATCACTATCCTCGTCGTCATCGGTATCGCGTCCAGCGAGACGTTCGGCCAATTGCAGATCCTCGTCTATTTACTCCTGCCAGTCGCCAACGCCGGGTTCATGGTGTATCTGAGCATGGTAACCGACAAACTCGATCCCAGTAACGGGGTCGATGGGGAGCCGGCCGCGATCGAACCCCCGTCGGCTACCACGATCCCAACGGCGCGGGCCCACGACGACGTCCCCGGTCCGCGTCCACATCCGAACGTCGAACGAGTCCGATACTACCGCCGATTGCAAGGCCTTCGCGACCGGTTCGGTCATCCAATTCGGACGGTCATCGACCAGCCGTTTCTCACGTTCGCAGTTACAGTACCGATCGCGCTCGCGATAGTGGCCTGGCAACTTCCGGCGGCTCTAGAAGGTGGATTCGACGCGAGCGCAATCGACGACGCCATCGCCGTGGGAAGTCTCGGAGTCATCACCGTCTTCGCAGTCGCATACGAACTTCACCGCCGCCGGCTCAAAGCGATCGAGACGCAGGTGCCGGACCTGCTCGACCAGCTCGCCAGCGTCAACGAAGCCGGTCTGGCAGTGGTGTCATCAATCGACCGAGTCAGAGACTCGGATCTGGGGCCGCTCAGCGACGAACTGGATCGTGTCTGGGCCGACGTTCAGTGGGGCGCCGACCTCCAGACGGCGTTACACCGACTCGAGACTCGCGTCGGCACCCGATCGATTTCGCGGGTCGTAACCTTGCTGACCGAATCGATGAACGCCAGCGGGAACCTCGCGACGACGCTCCGAATCGCCGCGCGGCAAGCGGCGGCCGACCGCCGCCTCGAACGCGAGCGCAAGCAAGCGATGGTCGAGTACATGATCGTCGTCTACGTCTCGTTTCTGGTCTTTCTGTTCATCATCGCCGTCCTGGCCGGCTATCTGCTCCCGAATCTTCCATCAGAGGGGGCAGATTTGGCCACCGGTTCGGGCACGACCGAACTGGGAGGACTCTCCGACGCCGACACGGATGCGTACGCGACGCTCTTCTACCACGCGACGCTCGTTCAAGGGTTGCTCTCGGGACTGATCGCCGGCCAGTTGAGTACCGGCGACGTCAGAGCCGGTGCGAAACACGCCGCCGTCATGATCGGCCTCTCCCTGGTTCTCTTTGCGATCGTCCTTTGA
- a CDS encoding putative quinol monooxygenase: MIVISASFPVEPDRRDEALELIDELVTHSQSEDGVLDYRAATDVSDPNVVRFFEQYEDEDALDAHSQSDHFREFGAALPDLLAGEPTITRFDVDSASEVDL; encoded by the coding sequence ATGATAGTAATCAGCGCGAGTTTTCCGGTCGAACCAGATCGCCGCGACGAAGCTCTCGAGTTGATCGACGAACTCGTCACCCACTCTCAATCCGAGGACGGCGTACTAGATTACCGGGCCGCGACGGACGTCTCCGATCCGAACGTCGTCCGCTTTTTCGAACAGTACGAAGACGAAGATGCGCTCGACGCCCACTCCCAGTCGGACCACTTCAGGGAGTTCGGAGCTGCGCTCCCGGACCTGCTCGCCGGCGAACCCACCATCACTCGGTTCGACGTCGACTCAGCGTCCGAAGTCGACCTCTGA
- a CDS encoding ferritin-like domain-containing protein: MSLGQRVSSDHQLTRLLQIGVVLEEVVESRAAHHIDSLPPEERAEFDEEVKELLAEAAAESAEHRERLEALIDDLEAETVGYEEINALVDAQYGPPEDTDGVLYDQLANEETAYKFYDDLIGAIEASDAEFAVDRERLLETLYSIREEEKNGVEEVTEIMEHRV, encoded by the coding sequence ATGAGTTTGGGACAGCGTGTCTCGAGCGATCATCAGCTGACCCGACTGCTCCAGATCGGGGTCGTATTGGAGGAAGTCGTCGAGTCACGCGCCGCCCACCACATCGACTCGCTCCCTCCGGAAGAGCGGGCGGAATTCGACGAAGAAGTAAAAGAGTTGCTTGCGGAGGCCGCGGCAGAGTCGGCTGAGCACCGCGAGCGACTCGAGGCACTGATCGACGATCTCGAGGCTGAAACGGTCGGGTACGAGGAGATTAACGCACTGGTCGACGCCCAATACGGGCCGCCGGAGGACACGGACGGCGTCCTCTACGATCAACTGGCGAACGAAGAGACCGCGTACAAATTTTACGACGACCTGATCGGCGCAATCGAAGCATCCGATGCGGAGTTTGCCGTCGACCGCGAGCGACTACTCGAGACGCTGTATTCGATTCGCGAGGAGGAAAAGAACGGCGTCGAAGAAGTAACGGAGATTATGGAACACAGAGTATGA
- a CDS encoding cupredoxin domain-containing protein — protein sequence MHRRRYLAAVGTSLSVGLAGCSSALAVFEDNPCSGEDCHIGMNRTEFLPKTHEITVGETVVWKNTSEADHTVTAYENLIPDEAAFFATGGFEDQETAYDAWRDERGGGIGTRETFEHTFDVPGTYEYFCIPHERANMTGEIVVSE from the coding sequence ATGCACCGGCGCCGTTATCTCGCCGCCGTCGGAACATCCCTCTCGGTCGGTTTGGCGGGGTGCTCGTCAGCACTCGCTGTTTTCGAGGACAATCCGTGCAGCGGCGAAGACTGCCACATCGGCATGAACCGTACCGAATTCCTCCCGAAAACCCACGAGATCACCGTCGGCGAGACCGTCGTCTGGAAAAACACGAGCGAGGCGGATCACACCGTCACGGCATACGAAAACCTCATTCCCGATGAAGCTGCCTTCTTCGCCACCGGCGGCTTCGAGGATCAGGAAACCGCCTACGACGCGTGGCGGGACGAGCGCGGCGGCGGTATCGGGACGCGCGAGACGTTCGAACACACCTTCGACGTTCCGGGAACGTACGAATACTTTTGTATCCCCCACGAACGAGCGAACATGACCGGTGAAATCGTCGTTTCAGAGTGA
- a CDS encoding 30S ribosomal protein S15: MARMHTRRRGSSGSDKPSADEPPEWSDVDPDDIEDRVVELAEQGYDPSQIGMKLRDEGVTGTPVPDVKLATGKKISEILDENDARADIPEDLRNLMERAVRLREHVRENPQDYQNKRALQNTESKVRRLADYYRGDELEPDFTYTYEVAVELLEDVE, translated from the coding sequence ATGGCACGAATGCATACCCGCCGCCGCGGCTCGTCCGGTTCGGACAAGCCGTCGGCAGACGAACCCCCGGAGTGGAGCGACGTCGACCCGGATGATATCGAAGACCGGGTCGTCGAACTGGCAGAGCAGGGCTACGATCCGAGTCAGATCGGAATGAAACTGCGTGACGAAGGCGTCACCGGCACGCCTGTCCCGGACGTCAAACTGGCGACCGGGAAGAAGATTTCCGAGATCCTCGACGAAAACGACGCGAGAGCGGATATTCCCGAGGACCTCCGGAACCTGATGGAGCGTGCGGTTCGCCTCCGCGAACACGTTCGCGAAAATCCACAGGACTACCAGAACAAGCGCGCCCTGCAAAACACCGAATCGAAAGTACGCCGTCTGGCAGACTACTACCGCGGCGACGAACTCGAGCCAGACTTCACGTACACCTACGAGGTCGCAGTGGAACTGCTCGAAGACGTCGAGTAA
- a CDS encoding exonuclease, producing the protein MSTEGRSVELTSATRALESAGFVRLVVRADGDALAASGLLASALTADETPFQVTVGRTVAERSERVRTPTGDDDVTIVLGSANGTDDDTVVHLPATDRPATLEAVDYVREIGSNPDPVLALAGVVASGGEPGAGESEWLLEAARDRGLLEQRPGVAVPTADTVDGLAHTTRVRAPWSGDLGATRDALDDIAGDDPDSLTDDDHRTVGSLVALDVVGAEEAADVAATTIGRVLRPYATPDRPFATLGGFADVLEATARTEPGTGAALAMGHDVTDPALSAWRDRGRRAHAALAEETTGRYDGLFVVSVDDGPVEAVARIAADYLSPEPAVLAVGTGEAAVVTRDALPLGATVEGIARELEEAESDTERTTDSDTDPGTEPGSDSSTSATYDVGHRRGYLRYDPGVDESTIIATVRDLL; encoded by the coding sequence ATGTCCACTGAGGGTCGATCCGTCGAACTGACATCCGCCACGCGCGCACTCGAGAGCGCCGGCTTCGTCCGTCTAGTCGTCCGGGCGGACGGTGACGCACTCGCGGCGAGCGGACTCCTCGCCAGCGCACTCACAGCCGACGAGACGCCGTTTCAGGTAACCGTCGGCCGAACGGTCGCAGAGCGTTCGGAGCGCGTCCGTACGCCGACGGGCGACGACGACGTCACGATCGTCCTCGGGAGCGCTAACGGAACCGACGACGATACCGTCGTCCATCTCCCGGCAACGGACCGACCCGCGACGCTCGAGGCTGTCGATTACGTCCGCGAAATCGGTTCGAACCCAGATCCGGTACTCGCCCTCGCCGGCGTCGTCGCCAGCGGCGGCGAACCCGGGGCGGGCGAAAGCGAGTGGCTTCTGGAGGCTGCCCGCGACCGCGGACTCCTCGAGCAGCGCCCGGGCGTTGCGGTGCCGACGGCGGATACGGTCGACGGCCTCGCTCACACTACGCGAGTGCGCGCGCCGTGGTCCGGTGATCTCGGCGCGACCCGCGATGCGCTCGACGATATCGCCGGCGACGACCCGGACAGCCTGACCGACGACGACCATCGAACGGTCGGATCGCTGGTTGCGCTCGACGTCGTCGGTGCCGAAGAGGCAGCCGATGTCGCCGCAACAACGATCGGGCGCGTGTTGCGGCCGTACGCAACGCCGGATCGTCCCTTCGCGACGCTCGGCGGGTTCGCCGACGTCCTCGAAGCGACGGCGAGGACGGAACCCGGTACGGGTGCCGCACTCGCAATGGGTCACGACGTAACAGACCCGGCGCTTTCCGCCTGGCGCGACCGCGGCCGACGCGCTCACGCCGCACTCGCAGAGGAAACGACCGGCCGCTACGACGGGCTGTTCGTCGTCAGCGTGGACGACGGGCCCGTCGAGGCAGTCGCCCGGATCGCGGCGGACTATCTGTCGCCGGAACCGGCCGTCCTCGCCGTTGGAACCGGCGAAGCCGCGGTCGTAACTCGCGACGCCTTGCCTCTCGGCGCAACCGTCGAAGGCATCGCTCGCGAACTCGAGGAGGCAGAGTCGGATACGGAGCGGACGACCGATTCCGACACCGATCCGGGAACCGAACCCGGCTCCGACTCCAGTACCAGCGCCACCTACGACGTCGGCCATCGGCGCGGTTACCTGCGATACGACCCCGGCGTGGACGAGTCGACGATCATTGCGACAGTGAGGGATCTGCTATGA
- a CDS encoding KEOPS complex subunit Pcc1: protein MSRRATIRTAHDDPALLARALRPDNTDDMTTMVERNDAERAVGDDEAARSHRDDAGATVVTQIDRDTTSGLRTTVDDYVVNLEVAMEVATNARTVQRAQPTDTGPVSDTNSDSDTR from the coding sequence ATGAGCCGCCGAGCGACGATCCGGACGGCCCACGACGATCCAGCACTCCTTGCACGAGCACTTCGACCGGATAACACCGACGACATGACCACGATGGTCGAGCGAAACGACGCTGAACGCGCAGTCGGCGACGATGAGGCCGCACGCTCGCATCGCGACGACGCTGGTGCCACGGTGGTCACGCAAATCGACCGGGACACGACGAGCGGCCTTCGAACGACGGTCGACGACTACGTCGTCAATCTCGAGGTCGCAATGGAGGTCGCGACGAACGCTCGAACGGTACAGCGCGCACAACCGACGGACACGGGACCTGTGTCCGACACCAACAGCGACTCAGATACGAGATAA
- a CDS encoding protein sorting system archaetidylserine synthase (This PssA-like phosphatidyltransferase, along with a PssD-like decarboxylase, is required in Haloarchaea for the archaeosortase ArtA to replace the PGF-CTERM sorting signal with a C-terminal lipid anchor.), which translates to MLPRFVGRLGVADVVTIANAALGFVAVVVATVDIELAARLILLAAIADGLDGILARRYGGTDAGPYLDSLADVASFAVAPAVLSFVVFTDGLEIEFDAVSTELLIVTVICALFVAMAVTRLGMYTAYDISGSYTEGVQTTLAATVLGAAILAGETQPWLILGVTAAFCYLMVSKVQYPDLLARDAAIMGVVHALAILVPDIGGRTFPYALLTLGLAYMTLSPWFYWREDGQPDAVGVHGNA; encoded by the coding sequence ATGCTCCCCCGGTTCGTCGGTCGGCTAGGCGTCGCCGACGTGGTGACGATCGCCAACGCCGCGCTGGGGTTCGTCGCGGTCGTCGTCGCGACCGTCGATATCGAACTCGCTGCGCGACTTATTTTGCTAGCTGCCATCGCAGACGGCCTCGACGGAATCCTCGCGCGCCGGTATGGAGGCACCGACGCCGGTCCATATCTAGACTCGCTTGCCGACGTGGCCTCGTTCGCCGTCGCCCCCGCGGTTCTCTCGTTCGTCGTCTTTACCGACGGCCTCGAGATCGAATTCGACGCAGTCAGCACTGAACTCCTGATCGTGACAGTGATCTGTGCGCTATTCGTCGCGATGGCCGTTACGCGCCTGGGGATGTACACCGCCTACGACATTTCCGGCAGTTACACCGAGGGTGTTCAGACGACGCTCGCCGCGACTGTCCTCGGCGCAGCGATTTTGGCCGGGGAGACCCAACCCTGGCTCATCCTCGGAGTAACCGCCGCGTTCTGTTACCTGATGGTCTCGAAAGTGCAGTATCCCGACCTGTTGGCTCGAGATGCCGCGATTATGGGCGTCGTTCACGCGCTCGCCATTCTGGTTCCGGATATCGGCGGCCGGACGTTCCCGTACGCACTCCTGACGCTCGGGCTCGCGTACATGACGCTCAGTCCGTGGTTCTACTGGCGCGAGGACGGACAACCGGACGCGGTCGGCGTGCATGGAAACGCTTAG
- a CDS encoding phospholipase D-like domain-containing protein, which translates to MNVRRAILIAALVCTLVGSTALLVEFTITDDSSTAGPEPTRAVTPSNPNSTTLDCPARASTAVTNESQPPPQKTSADPRIVGLYPNPITDENVGEFVVLDVPSQTGVRNWTLSDGHTSVGIPNETGAGRFALSTAPNVTETMTDVPVFGLEGHLRLAADGDTLRLRNGTTTVDSVSYGRAPEAERWYRSFTPTDQTVGGTDGQWWPRDATCLPISSAAVDEANLFVLPDAPNVPRETIRSADHRLLLAGYTITSETIAADLVAAANRGVDVAVLLEASPVGGTPAPTEAVLETLERGGVDVRAIGGEGARYRYHHPKYAVADDSVLVTTENWKPAGVGGKSSRGWGVRLEDETLASDLARVFRADFEGWDTTGSTAYRANTSFVDDEAPTVASSEPRLPRNHEPTTVSIDSAELLVAPDNADRRLQELIAAADDELLVVQPRIAADVSLLESTIEAARRGVDVRILLGSTWYNAEKNEALVADLERLAANDDLPLEIRLAENTGRFEKIHAKGVVIDRDVAIVGSANWNSNSLENNREVLVALHGESAADYYASVFEADWSGERWQLPIGILVPAIIVSALAAVVGRRYVRFGELR; encoded by the coding sequence ATGAACGTCCGGCGAGCCATCCTCATCGCCGCCCTCGTCTGTACTCTCGTCGGCAGTACCGCGTTACTCGTCGAGTTCACCATCACAGACGACTCGTCGACTGCCGGACCGGAACCGACTCGAGCAGTGACACCTTCGAACCCGAATTCGACCACTCTTGATTGCCCCGCTCGAGCATCGACGGCCGTCACCAACGAGTCGCAGCCTCCCCCGCAGAAGACATCGGCGGACCCGCGGATCGTCGGCCTCTACCCGAACCCAATCACCGATGAGAACGTCGGGGAGTTCGTCGTCCTCGATGTCCCGTCCCAAACGGGAGTCAGAAACTGGACGCTTTCAGACGGCCATACGTCGGTGGGAATTCCGAACGAGACGGGGGCCGGCCGTTTCGCATTGAGCACCGCTCCGAACGTCACCGAAACGATGACCGACGTACCCGTGTTCGGTCTCGAGGGACACCTCCGGCTCGCGGCAGACGGCGACACCCTTCGACTTCGAAACGGAACGACGACGGTCGACTCGGTGTCCTACGGTCGCGCCCCGGAAGCCGAACGATGGTACCGATCTTTCACTCCAACCGACCAGACGGTCGGCGGGACGGACGGTCAGTGGTGGCCCCGAGACGCGACCTGTCTCCCCATCTCGAGTGCTGCGGTCGATGAGGCGAACCTGTTCGTCCTTCCGGATGCCCCGAACGTTCCGCGAGAAACGATCCGATCAGCCGACCACCGGCTCCTGCTCGCCGGCTACACCATCACCTCCGAGACTATCGCCGCCGACCTCGTGGCAGCAGCAAACCGCGGCGTCGACGTCGCGGTGCTCCTCGAAGCGAGCCCGGTCGGCGGTACACCGGCGCCGACCGAAGCGGTCCTCGAGACGCTCGAACGTGGCGGCGTCGACGTTCGAGCCATCGGCGGCGAGGGGGCGCGCTACCGGTATCACCACCCCAAGTACGCGGTCGCAGACGATAGCGTCCTGGTTACCACTGAAAACTGGAAGCCAGCGGGCGTCGGGGGCAAGAGCAGCCGTGGCTGGGGCGTCCGTCTCGAGGACGAGACACTCGCATCCGACCTCGCTCGGGTCTTCCGGGCCGATTTCGAGGGATGGGACACGACGGGTAGCACGGCGTATCGAGCGAATACCTCGTTCGTCGACGACGAGGCTCCGACCGTTGCGTCCTCCGAGCCGCGATTACCGAGAAACCACGAACCGACGACGGTCTCGATCGACTCGGCCGAACTCCTGGTCGCACCGGACAACGCCGACCGCCGATTGCAGGAGCTCATTGCTGCGGCAGATGACGAACTACTCGTCGTTCAACCGCGCATCGCCGCCGACGTCTCGCTGCTCGAGTCGACGATCGAAGCGGCTCGCCGCGGCGTCGACGTTCGTATCTTGCTCGGTTCGACGTGGTACAATGCCGAGAAGAACGAAGCGCTCGTTGCCGACCTCGAGCGCCTCGCGGCGAACGACGATCTCCCGCTCGAGATACGACTGGCCGAGAACACAGGTCGGTTCGAAAAAATTCACGCGAAGGGGGTCGTAATAGACAGGGACGTGGCGATCGTCGGGAGTGCAAACTGGAATTCGAATTCGCTCGAGAACAACCGCGAGGTACTCGTCGCGCTCCACGGCGAGTCGGCCGCAGATTACTACGCATCAGTCTTCGAGGCCGATTGGTCGGGAGAGAGGTGGCAGCTGCCGATCGGAATTCTCGTCCCGGCCATCATCGTTTCCGCTCTCGCCGCGGTCGTCGGCCGACGCTACGTGCGCTTCGGCGAGCTTCGGTGA
- a CDS encoding 30S ribosomal protein S3ae, which produces MSERSVSRAKQEKRWYTVLAPEQFDRQELGETPADEPEKVYGRTIETTLGELTNNASENNTKLTFKITDVGSDSAYTEFTEHSLTRDYLRSLVRRGASKIEAYITVLTTDDYRVQIQPVAFTTKKADASQEKAIRETMVDMVEDAAAERSFEELIDGVVEGRLSSAIYGEAKTIYPLRRVEIQKATLEAHPEEVAEEEATSVDVDDEDITADD; this is translated from the coding sequence ATGAGTGAACGATCAGTTTCACGTGCAAAACAGGAGAAGCGGTGGTACACCGTCCTGGCACCCGAGCAGTTCGACCGCCAGGAACTCGGCGAAACCCCCGCTGACGAACCGGAAAAAGTCTACGGCCGAACGATCGAAACGACGCTCGGCGAACTGACGAACAACGCAAGCGAGAACAACACGAAGCTCACGTTCAAAATTACCGACGTGGGCAGCGACAGCGCATACACGGAGTTCACGGAACACTCCCTGACCCGTGACTACCTGCGCTCGCTGGTCCGACGGGGCGCATCGAAAATCGAGGCCTACATTACCGTTCTCACGACGGACGACTACCGCGTCCAGATCCAGCCCGTCGCCTTCACGACGAAAAAAGCCGACGCGAGCCAGGAGAAAGCCATTCGCGAAACGATGGTCGACATGGTCGAAGACGCCGCCGCCGAACGGTCCTTCGAGGAACTCATCGACGGCGTCGTCGAAGGCCGTCTCTCCTCGGCGATCTACGGCGAGGCGAAGACGATCTACCCACTCCGTCGCGTCGAGATCCAGAAAGCGACCCTCGAGGCTCACCCCGAAGAAGTCGCCGAAGAGGAAGCGACCTCGGTCGACGTCGACGACGAAGACATCACTGCCGACGACTAA
- a CDS encoding metal-dependent transcriptional regulator, whose product MNTADQYLKAIYLAQRIEDGPASTGTLADLLEVSPASVNEMIGKLEERELVDHEKYKGASLTDDGLERAHNALQTYCIIERFLANVLEVEEFRDEARALESVIDDTVADRLDTIIDRPDQCPDCFDPEADCCELLEVGGRAD is encoded by the coding sequence ATGAACACTGCCGACCAATATCTCAAGGCTATCTACCTGGCACAACGGATCGAAGACGGACCTGCATCGACTGGAACGCTCGCAGACTTACTCGAGGTGAGTCCGGCCAGCGTCAACGAAATGATCGGGAAGCTCGAGGAACGCGAGCTCGTCGACCACGAGAAGTACAAGGGGGCGAGTCTGACCGACGACGGTCTCGAACGCGCTCACAACGCCTTGCAAACCTACTGTATCATCGAGCGCTTCCTCGCAAACGTTCTCGAGGTCGAGGAATTTCGCGACGAAGCGCGCGCACTGGAGAGCGTCATCGACGATACGGTCGCCGACCGACTCGACACGATCATCGACCGTCCCGATCAGTGTCCGGACTGTTTCGACCCCGAGGCGGACTGCTGTGAACTACTCGAGGTCGGCGGCCGCGCAGACTGA